The region CGGGCTGCTGATCACCCTGATCGCCGTGGTGTCGTATAACGATGTTGTGAGGATGTTTTTCAGTAAGTAATATCACCCCTCACCCATTCGACTTTGCTCAGGGCAGGCCTCAATCCTCGCCCCAACGGGGAGAGGGAAGGGGTGAGGGGGATTTCAGATGAACATGGATAATTCCATAATCCGCAAACATACCAAACAGATTTCCCTCGGTTCCGTCAAGATCGGCAACGGCGCTCCCGTGACGGTCCAGTCCATGTGCAATACGGACACGCGCGACACCGCGAAGACGCTCGATCAGATCAGCCGGCTGGAACAGGCCGGGTGCGAGATCGTGCGGCTCGCCGTGCCGGATGAAGAGGCCGCGAGAGCGCTCGGCGTGATCAGAAAAGGTACGGGGACCCCTCTCATCGCCGACATCCACTTTGACCATCGTTTGGCGCTTGAGTCTGTAAAGCAGGGCGTGGACGGGCTCAGGATCAATCCCGGCAATATCGGCGGGAAGAACAAGGTTTCCGAGGTTGTGCGGGCGTGCAGGGACAAGGGCATTCCGATCCGCATCGGCGTGAACGCGGGCTCGCTTGAAAAGCATCTGCTCGAAAAGTATCAACACCCCACACCCGAGGCGATCGTTGAGAGCGCCTTTGGTCATATCCGCATCCTCGAAGACCTGAACTTCACCGATCTCAAGGTCTCGCTCAAGGCCTCCGACGTGATGACGACGGTCGCATCCTACAGGTTGTTCTCCGGGATGTCGGATTATCCGCTGCACATCGGCATCTCGGAAGCGGGAACGATCTTCTCCGGAACGATCAAGTCGAGCGTCGGGCTTGGCATCCTGCTGGCAGAGGGCATCGGCGACACGATGCGCGTTTCGCTCACCGCGGACCCGGTCGAGGAAGTGCGTGTTGCATACGGGATATTGAAGTCGCTCAAGGTCCGCCAGCGCGGAGTGAATATTATTTCCTGTCCCACCTGCGGCAGGACCGAGATCAACATCATCGGTCTGGCCCAGGAAGTCGAAAAACGCCTTGCGCATATCAAGACACCGATTACCGTCGCGGTCATGGGCTGCGTGGTGAACGGACCCGGAGAGGCACGCGAGGCAGACGTGGGTATTGCCGGCGGCAAGGGTGTCGGACTGCTCTTCAAACACGGCGAGATCGTCACAAAGTTATCGGAGTCGGAACTTGCGGATGCGCTGGTGAAGGAAGTGGAGGAGATCGTTATGCAAAAGAAGTCAGAAGCCAGAAGTCAGGAGTCGGAATAAGCAGCAGATGATTTATACTGGCTCCTGAATACTGACTCCTGGCCCCTGATCTTTATGGAGGTTTCATGCGCTATTCCCGATTATTCGTTCCAACATTAAAAGAGGCGCCGGCCGAGGCCGAGGCTGTCTCGCACAAGCTCATGGTGCGCGGCGGGTTTGTGCGGCAGCTTGCTGCCGGGCTCTATATCTACCTTCCTCTCGGAAAGAGGGTGATGGACAAGATCGACCGGATCATCCGGGAGGAGATGAACGCGATCGGCGGCCAGGAAGTGACCATGCCGGTGCTGCATCCGGCCGAGGTATGGCAGCAGACCGGACGGTGGGACACCATCGGCGACGAGATGTTCCGGCTTAAGGACCGGGGCGGTCGCGACATGTGCCTTGCCATGACGCACGAAGAGGTCATGACCTGGCTGGCGGCGCACGATCTGCGGTCATACCGCGACCTGCCGCAGATCTGGTATCAATTGCAGACCAAACTGCGCGATGAAGCCCGTCCCAAGAGCGGTATCCTGCGCACGCGCGAGTTCATCATGAAGGATTCCTACAGCTTTGATCGCGACGAGGCGGGGCTCGACAAAGCCTATGATATGCATCTCGAGGCGTATAAGAAGATCTACTCCCGGTGCGGCATCAAGTTCTACGTGGTCCAGAGCGATACCGGTATGATGGGTGGAAGCATGGCCCATGAGTTCATGGCGCCTTCGCCCGCGGGAGAAGACGAGGTCGCTCTGTGCGACTCCTGCGGATACGCGGCGAACGTCGAGCTGGCACTATCAACGCCCAGGGCGGCGCAGTCCCCGGATTGGACGTTTGAAGAAGTGGCAACGCCTGAACGGCGGACCATCGACGAGGTGACCCGGTTTTTGAAAGTGACCCCCGATTTGCTTGTAAAATCCATTCTCGTGATAAGCGATCAGGGACCGGTGCTTGCCCTGGTGCGCGGCGACCAGACCCTTCATGAAAAGAAGCTCATGAAACTCATCGGCACTCACCGTCCGGCGCTGAAGGACGAAGTGAAGCAGTTCCTCGGTGTACCCGCTGGCTTCATCGGACCCATGGGCCACAAGGTAAAAAAGATCGCGGACCCGGTTTTGAAGCAGGGAGTGTATGTCGGGGGCGCGAACAAGGAAGGATTTCATGTCAAAGGGGTGACTGCGGACAAACACTTTGGCGACGCCGAATTTGTCGACATCCACCTTGCCGCAGCAGGCGATGCGTGCACGCAGTGTGGAAAATTGCTTCGGATCGAGCGCGTCATCGAAGCCGGCAATATCTTCAAACTCGGAACCAAATACTCGGTTCCGCTCAAGGCGAACTATCTTGACGAGAGCGGCGCGGAAAAGCCGATCGTCATGGGCAGCTACGGCATCGGCCCGGCGCGCATCGCGGCCGCGGCGGTCGAGCAGGGGAACGATGAGAACGGCATCATCTGGCCGCCCGCGATCGCGCCGTACCAGCTCCTTATTATTCCGGTGAACGTGAAAGACACGAAATCCATGGATGTTGCCGAAGAGCTGTACGCGGCCCTTGAACAAAAGGGCTTTGAAGTCCTGATGGACGACCGTGACGAACGAGCCGGGGTCAAGTTCAAGGACGCGGACCTTATCGGCATCCCTTATCGTATTATCATCGGGGAGAAGAATCTCAAGGAAGGGCTTGTGGAACTGAAAGAGCGAAAGACCGGGCAGGTCGAGAAGGTGAAGGTTGAAGAGGCGGTGGAGACGACAGCGAAGAAGCTTATCCTGGAAACGTAAGTACCCGGTGATCAGTACAGAGCACAAAGTATGTTGCAACATGTTTTTCCACGTGGAACAGGTAATAGTTGTTAACCGGCGATCGTTCACAACAACCTTAAAAAAAACTTGAAATTCCGCATCAAAGTGCCTATAATCAAATCTGATGGAGGATATGCACAATGGAAGAGGCCGTTTTACTGGAATTGTCGCCACAGCAGCGTTCCGACATTAAAAAACAGATCGGATTTGAGCTGCACGAGATATATCTGACCAAGCGTTCCTTGAATAAGCTCCGGGTTTTCCGGCTTAGCCTCAGCGAAGAGCAGCAACAGATCCTGGAAGAGAAACTTGGACAGAAAGTCCGGGAGCTTACGGTGACGCGTTCGATCGCCACACGGATCATCTGATCACCGACCAGCCGGCATCTTCTACACGCTTCCGCTCGTTGCGGTGCGATCAAAAATCAAGAAGGAGGTATTCTTCGTGAAAAAGTATTTTGTTGCCATTCTGGTCCTGGTCATTATCGCTACCGTTGCTTTTTTCGGTTGTGAGAAGAAACAGTCTGTTTCGCCGCCTTCTTCGAAGCCTGCTGTGACACCACTGCCTACTCCGGCTCCGGCGACCGCGCCGGCACCGATACCGGCGCCTGCAAAACCGGCGAAGAAATAGTCCCTTATGCACTCAACCCTGGTATTGTAAGCACGGCCCCCGTTCTGCGGGGGCTTTTATATTTTGAAATGCGGAGTCATACGGAACCACGATGACAAAATTAACGACCGATCTGCTGGGCGAGATCCTGGTACAAGCCGGAAAACTGAGCCCTGAACAGGCCCGCGAGATCAAGATAAAACAGGATGTCCAGCGAATGAAAGTGCTCAAGTCCCGTGGCGAGACCATGCATCGGGGCAGGATGCGCCTCGAGGACGAGGTTTCATCGATCGAAGTTGCCGCCTCGCTCAATCTGGAAATGCCTGGTGCGCCGGGTCAGGTCCTGACCGAGGATATCATCAGCGAGGTGGTAGCACACCATGCCGGTCTGTTGTTCAAGAAGATAGACCCCCTCAAATTGAATCCGGAGGTCGTCACGCAAATCCTCTCGCGGGCCTTCGCGCGGCGAAGCATCTCCGTCCCGATCGAACGGGAGGACGATACGCTTACGCTTGCCGTGGCGGACCCCTTTAATATAGAAGTTGTTGAGAACATCGAGCGGATGGGCTACAAGGTCAAGCGCGTTGTTTGTCCAAAGACGGACATTCTCAAGATTATCACGGAATTCTACGGGTTCCGGTCGTCCGTGACCGCCGCAGCCAGGGAGATGACGTCGGAGGTAGACCTCGGCAACCTCGAACAGTTCGTGAAGATGAAGTCCGTGTCCGAGATCGAGGCCACGGACAAACACATCGTGAACGCCGTGGAGTTCCTGTTCCGCTATGCCTTCGACCAGCGGGCGAGCGATATTCACATCGAGCCGAAGCGCGACGACAGCGAGGTCCGGCTCCGGATCGACGGCATGCTCAACACCATTCACCGGACTCCCAAGGCCGTGCATCCCGCTTTTGTTTCGAGGATCAAGATGCTCTCGCGCATGGATATTGCCGAGAAGCGACGCCCCCAGGACGGCAGGATCAAGACCGAATATAAGTCCCGTGAGGTAGAACTCCGCGTGTCCACCATGCCGACCGCCTTTGGTGAAAAGGTGGTGATCAGGATCTTCGATCCCGACATCCTGCTCCAGGACCTCGAGGAGATCGGTTTCTCGCCCCGGGAATACGAGTTGTTCCGTTCCTTCATCGCGCGGCCGAACGGCATCATTCTGGTGACCGGTCCCACGGGCAGCGGAAAGACCACGACGCTCTATTCAGCGCTCAAGACCGTTGCCACCCCCGAGGTGAACGTGGTGACCATCGAGGACCCCATTGAAATGGTCCATGACAAATTCAACCAGGTGAGTGTCCAGCCGTCGATCGGCATCACCTTCGGCAGCACGCTCCGGACGATCCTGCGCCAGGACCCGGACATCATCATGGTCGGCGAGATCCGCGACCTTGAAACAGCCGAGAACGCGGTGCAGGCCGCGCTCACGGGGCACCTCGTTTTTTCCACGCTCCATACGAATGACGCGCCGAGCACGATCACGAGGCTCCTGGACCTCGGGGTCCCGTCGTATCTCATCTCCTCAACGATCATCGGCGTGATGGCCCAGAGGCTGGTCAGGAAGATCTGCAAGCACTGCGAAAAGTCCTATGACCTGCTTCCCGAGGAGGCGCAAGCCGTGGGGCTCGCATCAAGCAGGGACCGGAAGGTCACGGTCAAGTACGGCGAGGGGTGCCCCCAGTGCCGCGGCACCGGATATCTGGGGCGCACCGGCATTTTCGAGGTCATGGAGATGAACGACAGGATCAGGACCACCATCCGCGAAAAGGCGGATGCGGAATTCATCAGGAAGGTCGCGATCACGGACGGCATGGTCGGACTTCGCGAGGCCGCGGTCCAGAAAATGCTGAAGGGCGAGACCAGCTTCGATGAGGTCATCAGGGTGACCGGGGAGAAGCTTTAATACAACAGGGTCCAGGGGACAGTTGCCAGGAACGAATCTGATTTGTTTTTACTTCTCTTCTGACACCGGTGCCCTGGGCCCTGTACCTTTATGTTTACTATGGACACTTTTATCGCATTCATATCCGACTCCTGGCCGCTGCTTGTCGGCGCAGGAGCGAGCGTTCTTTTCGCGGCTTTTTTTGCGGCTGCGGAAACCGCTATCGTGTTCTCCAACAAGGCGCACATCCGGGCGTTGTCAGAAACGGGTGATAAGCGGGCAGGTACGGTAATTCTGCTGATGCAGGAGCGTGACCGTCTTCACTCCACGCTGTTACTGGCCGAGAATTTTTTCATTGTTCTCACCGCAGTTCTTGGCATGGTCATTGCCGTGAGCCTGATCCCGCGGATACCGCTGGCCGTGGCGGTCACCGTGTTTATCGTAACTTTTACCGTCGTGTCCTTTGCCAAACTTGCCCCCAAGGGGATTGCCTGCAGGAATCCGGACCGCTTTGCTCTTGCTGTCTCCGCTCCGCTGCAGTTCATCGTGAAGCTGCTTTCTCCGTTGTCCCGGCTGCTTGCCGCCACGGCGGACCTGATCGCCGGGCCGGGACCGCAGGGCATGTCCTGCACAGCCGTAGTCACGGAAGAGGACATCAAGGCCCTGATCAATCTCGGCGAGGAGCGTGGTTCACTCAAGGAAGAGGAGAAAGAGCTGCTCCACAAGGTATTTGAGTTCGGCGACACCCTTGCTTCGGAGGCAATGCGGC is a window of Nitrospirota bacterium DNA encoding:
- the tadA gene encoding Flp pilus assembly complex ATPase component TadA, whose product is MTKLTTDLLGEILVQAGKLSPEQAREIKIKQDVQRMKVLKSRGETMHRGRMRLEDEVSSIEVAASLNLEMPGAPGQVLTEDIISEVVAHHAGLLFKKIDPLKLNPEVVTQILSRAFARRSISVPIEREDDTLTLAVADPFNIEVVENIERMGYKVKRVVCPKTDILKIITEFYGFRSSVTAAAREMTSEVDLGNLEQFVKMKSVSEIEATDKHIVNAVEFLFRYAFDQRASDIHIEPKRDDSEVRLRIDGMLNTIHRTPKAVHPAFVSRIKMLSRMDIAEKRRPQDGRIKTEYKSREVELRVSTMPTAFGEKVVIRIFDPDILLQDLEEIGFSPREYELFRSFIARPNGIILVTGPTGSGKTTTLYSALKTVATPEVNVVTIEDPIEMVHDKFNQVSVQPSIGITFGSTLRTILRQDPDIIMVGEIRDLETAENAVQAALTGHLVFSTLHTNDAPSTITRLLDLGVPSYLISSTIIGVMAQRLVRKICKHCEKSYDLLPEEAQAVGLASSRDRKVTVKYGEGCPQCRGTGYLGRTGIFEVMEMNDRIRTTIREKADAEFIRKVAITDGMVGLREAAVQKMLKGETSFDEVIRVTGEKL
- the ispG gene encoding flavodoxin-dependent (E)-4-hydroxy-3-methylbut-2-enyl-diphosphate synthase is translated as MRKHTKQISLGSVKIGNGAPVTVQSMCNTDTRDTAKTLDQISRLEQAGCEIVRLAVPDEEAARALGVIRKGTGTPLIADIHFDHRLALESVKQGVDGLRINPGNIGGKNKVSEVVRACRDKGIPIRIGVNAGSLEKHLLEKYQHPTPEAIVESAFGHIRILEDLNFTDLKVSLKASDVMTTVASYRLFSGMSDYPLHIGISEAGTIFSGTIKSSVGLGILLAEGIGDTMRVSLTADPVEEVRVAYGILKSLKVRQRGVNIISCPTCGRTEINIIGLAQEVEKRLAHIKTPITVAVMGCVVNGPGEAREADVGIAGGKGVGLLFKHGEIVTKLSESELADALVKEVEEIVMQKKSEARSQESE
- a CDS encoding hemolysin family protein; this encodes MDTFIAFISDSWPLLVGAGASVLFAAFFAAAETAIVFSNKAHIRALSETGDKRAGTVILLMQERDRLHSTLLLAENFFIVLTAVLGMVIAVSLIPRIPLAVAVTVFIVTFTVVSFAKLAPKGIACRNPDRFALAVSAPLQFIVKLLSPLSRLLAATADLIAGPGPQGMSCTAVVTEEDIKALINLGEERGSLKEEEKELLHKVFEFGDTLASEAMRPRTEIVSVPSSVTLQEVLTLVSEFGYSRYPVIEDTVDTVIGILYIKDILVAMASGEVKREDGIQQFIRPAYFIPENKRVSELLSEMQRNRFQIAIVIDEYGGTAGLVTLEDLIEEIVGSIHDELEAGEKDVQIVDEKNFVVSGQSALDEVNEMLDTNLQSTEFNTLGGFVFGLFGRMPKVGEQLKFKNLKLEVLELEGRKISKVKITKL
- a CDS encoding proline--tRNA ligase, whose translation is MRYSRLFVPTLKEAPAEAEAVSHKLMVRGGFVRQLAAGLYIYLPLGKRVMDKIDRIIREEMNAIGGQEVTMPVLHPAEVWQQTGRWDTIGDEMFRLKDRGGRDMCLAMTHEEVMTWLAAHDLRSYRDLPQIWYQLQTKLRDEARPKSGILRTREFIMKDSYSFDRDEAGLDKAYDMHLEAYKKIYSRCGIKFYVVQSDTGMMGGSMAHEFMAPSPAGEDEVALCDSCGYAANVELALSTPRAAQSPDWTFEEVATPERRTIDEVTRFLKVTPDLLVKSILVISDQGPVLALVRGDQTLHEKKLMKLIGTHRPALKDEVKQFLGVPAGFIGPMGHKVKKIADPVLKQGVYVGGANKEGFHVKGVTADKHFGDAEFVDIHLAAAGDACTQCGKLLRIERVIEAGNIFKLGTKYSVPLKANYLDESGAEKPIVMGSYGIGPARIAAAAVEQGNDENGIIWPPAIAPYQLLIIPVNVKDTKSMDVAEELYAALEQKGFEVLMDDRDERAGVKFKDADLIGIPYRIIIGEKNLKEGLVELKERKTGQVEKVKVEEAVETTAKKLILET